One window from the genome of Bacilli bacterium encodes:
- a CDS encoding arginase family protein, which translates to MESFRDLLVEQEEKADILLYGLPFDQNASVGKGASKAPDRLRFLSGFLPALTKDGYLLNHIRLFDEGNADKLDYSVLSAKSLSFLEKEKFVLFIGGDHSVNIGTVHGFINYCQKVNKKPGLIHIDAHPDICDEYEGSHFSHATPVRRAIDNGIAPEDICLIGIRGYEEQEVIYFAAHPEIKIFNASFILENGPQKVIDYLNEKFNDDYLVYLSYDIDANDPAFAPGTGTPEAFGPKSTDLLAIILSAFKHLPIKMMDLVEISPPLDNNDITSWLGLKTLYEIFYVLQQKKETL; encoded by the coding sequence ATGGAATCATTTCGTGATCTATTAGTCGAACAAGAAGAAAAGGCAGATATTCTGTTATATGGACTGCCTTTTGATCAAAATGCCTCGGTTGGAAAGGGTGCTTCCAAAGCCCCTGATCGTCTTCGGTTTTTAAGTGGTTTCTTGCCTGCCTTAACCAAAGATGGGTATCTGCTTAACCACATCCGCTTATTTGACGAAGGAAATGCGGATAAGTTGGATTACTCAGTTTTAAGTGCGAAATCTCTTTCTTTTCTAGAGAAAGAGAAATTCGTGCTTTTTATTGGCGGTGATCATAGTGTCAATATCGGAACCGTCCACGGGTTTATTAATTACTGCCAAAAAGTCAATAAAAAGCCCGGATTAATTCATATTGACGCCCATCCCGATATCTGCGATGAGTATGAAGGCAGTCACTTCTCTCACGCTACTCCGGTAAGAAGGGCTATCGACAACGGCATCGCCCCGGAAGATATCTGCTTAATCGGCATTCGCGGTTATGAGGAACAGGAAGTCATTTATTTTGCTGCGCACCCCGAAATAAAGATATTCAATGCCTCTTTTATTCTGGAAAATGGCCCGCAAAAAGTAATTGACTATCTAAATGAAAAATTTAATGATGACTATCTTGTTTATTTGAGTTATGATATCGACGCTAACGATCCCGCATTCGCTCCTGGCACCGGAACTCCGGAAGCCTTTGGACCGAAATCAACCGATCTGCTGGCAATTATTCTATCGGCCTTTAAACATCTGCCTATTAAGATGATGGATTTGGTCGAAATTAGTCCACCTCTCGATAACAACGACATTACCTCGTGGCTTGGATTAAAAACGCTTTATGAAATATTTTATGTCTTGCAACAAAAGAAAGAAACCTTATAA
- a CDS encoding endonuclease, whose amino-acid sequence MNWSGYNNYYSPLFESADIVADLAFVLRDTVSYVQYQNSTDIDITNSTKGGQYILYDDTDIVIPLGGWPSGGNYAIDGYGTYSVDREHIWACSNMRIMPSNKSRSLASYVDYEVNDGSFDYRPEQTNKGHFSDMHNLWSAARYANQTLHSDHFFGETNGASKSPYLQSNAFYPGEEFIGDIARVLFYMTLMYPHLTLVNEGDVNAVEGTTYYGYLNTLLVWNSIDPVSVEEISRNQAIFNIQGNRNPFIDFYSQSIASLIFENGDPNVI is encoded by the coding sequence TTGAATTGGTCGGGCTATAACAACTATTATTCGCCGCTTTTTGAAAGTGCCGACATTGTCGCTGATTTGGCCTTCGTTTTAAGAGACACGGTTTCTTATGTTCAATATCAAAATTCAACTGATATTGATATAACAAACTCGACTAAGGGGGGCCAGTATATTCTCTACGATGATACCGACATAGTAATCCCTTTAGGGGGTTGGCCATCAGGCGGAAATTATGCCATAGATGGTTATGGAACTTATTCGGTAGATCGCGAGCATATTTGGGCATGTTCAAATATGAGGATTATGCCATCAAATAAAAGTAGATCGCTTGCCAGTTATGTCGATTACGAAGTTAATGACGGATCATTTGACTATCGCCCGGAGCAGACGAACAAAGGTCACTTCTCGGATATGCATAATTTATGGAGTGCGGCTCGCTACGCCAACCAAACGCTTCATAGTGACCACTTCTTCGGAGAGACAAATGGTGCCTCTAAATCTCCTTACTTACAAAGTAACGCCTTTTACCCGGGGGAGGAGTTTATAGGCGATATCGCTCGGGTCTTATTCTATATGACACTCATGTATCCACACCTAACGTTGGTGAATGAAGGAGATGTTAATGCAGTTGAAGGGACTACGTACTATGGCTATCTTAATACTCTTCTCGTGTGGAATAGTATAGATCCCGTATCAGTAGAGGAAATATCCAGGAATCAAGCGATATTCAATATTCAAGGTAATCGAAATCCATTTATCGACTTTTATTCACAAAGTATTGCCAGCCTTATTTTTGAAAACGGAGATCCTAACGTCATATAG
- a CDS encoding GHKL domain-containing protein, with protein MEILYFFLASLPTLAYLFWIIKFYRKYLSFRFKHYIIVIITLALSVLVYISRWEFFSSIFYLREILLVFFFYIQFYLLFKTNLNTSFFVSIRYVFKIYTSLVFTTAIISLIKKSNDSLAMLDNLEIHYLAYGMAMIISILLFVIFTNLVRTKKIKLFFENPHMMQAMSIFQTISVVFLFFLGDGNRHSLSISWFNGVLIFFAVAIEILEFILRIKLTDINNAIELKSNAKYYEQQLSLQLKHYQDFEQYREGISHFKHDHIKIHKAIRQLILENKNDAAISILNKLDEDFSNLTELEGQYSNSYLVNAIIRDYKKRLKAINVSIDCLLMIPLEIKISDIDLIRLFYNALDNAYEYFHSHELITRKIIIESKYVNGWFVISVINSVGHKINNRHSTKTDKDNHGLGVKIFDHIMNRYSGFVAYDNFKFENDLFYRANFHFPFVENKPGQNPSED; from the coding sequence ATGGAAATATTGTACTTTTTCTTGGCAAGTTTACCCACTCTTGCCTATCTTTTTTGGATAATAAAATTTTACCGAAAATATCTTTCATTTCGCTTTAAGCATTACATTATCGTAATTATAACTTTAGCATTGTCGGTCCTAGTCTATATATCACGTTGGGAGTTCTTTTCCTCGATTTTTTATCTTCGAGAAATCCTGCTGGTCTTTTTTTTCTATATTCAGTTTTATTTACTATTTAAAACTAATTTAAACACTTCCTTTTTTGTAAGTATCCGCTATGTATTTAAGATCTATACCTCACTGGTGTTTACTACCGCAATTATTTCCTTGATAAAAAAATCAAATGATTCGCTGGCGATGTTAGATAATTTAGAGATCCATTACTTAGCCTATGGTATGGCTATGATTATCTCCATCCTGCTATTTGTGATTTTTACAAACCTAGTTCGCACAAAAAAAATAAAGCTTTTTTTTGAAAATCCTCATATGATGCAAGCAATGTCAATTTTTCAAACAATTTCCGTAGTTTTCTTATTTTTTCTCGGTGATGGCAATCGTCACAGTTTATCCATCAGTTGGTTTAATGGTGTCTTGATTTTTTTTGCCGTTGCCATCGAAATTTTAGAATTCATTTTGAGAATAAAACTCACCGATATCAACAACGCCATTGAACTAAAAAGCAACGCCAAGTACTACGAACAGCAATTAAGTCTCCAATTAAAGCACTATCAGGATTTTGAACAATATCGCGAAGGCATCAGTCACTTTAAACATGACCACATTAAAATTCATAAAGCGATCCGCCAACTGATTTTGGAAAATAAGAATGACGCCGCTATAAGTATTTTAAATAAATTGGACGAAGATTTTTCAAATCTTACTGAATTAGAAGGACAATACTCCAATTCTTATTTAGTCAATGCCATAATCAGAGACTATAAAAAACGATTAAAAGCAATTAATGTCAGTATTGATTGCTTGCTGATGATTCCTCTAGAAATAAAAATCAGCGACATTGACCTGATTCGTCTTTTTTATAACGCACTCGATAATGCCTATGAATATTTTCATTCTCATGAGTTAATTACAAGAAAAATTATTATAGAATCAAAATACGTAAATGGTTGGTTTGTTATTTCTGTCATAAATAGCGTAGGTCATAAGATAAATAACCGTCACTCCACCAAAACGGATAAAGACAACCATGGTTTAGGGGTGAAGATATTTGATCATATAATGAATAGATACTCCGGGTTCGTCGCTTATGATAATTTTAAATTCGAAAACGATCTCTTCTATCGGGCTAATTTTCATTTTCCGTTCGTAGAAAACAAGCCCGGGCAAAATCCATCGGAAGACTAG
- a CDS encoding iron-containing alcohol dehydrogenase — MRGNFIYHNPTKIYFGVGTLDNLKEEIDGKYQHILLAYGGGSIKRNGIYDLVIGILKKCKVDITEFSGIMPNPTYEKVLEGAKLVREKKIDLILAVGGGSTIDCAKAVSLASYHDDAWNRFWIKHEPISQKLIPIASILTMAGTGSEMNGGTVITNTKEILKKGTGYIELNPKFSILNPEFTYSVPEYQMLSGIFDIMSHIMETYFSADDSDNLSDDLAEAMLKNVMRNTKVAIENPHDYVARSNIMWDATMALNGTIDPGKDGDWEVHAIEHQIGAYYDVAHGMGLAAVSIAYYRQKIPFAIARFRKFAINVFDVDPDKKSDLEIANEGIDALASFIKKSKMCSSLRELGINDDSKLKAIASSVSCYPTSYQTLTADDVYKILKESF, encoded by the coding sequence ATGCGTGGAAATTTTATTTATCACAATCCTACCAAAATATATTTTGGAGTCGGAACTTTAGACAATTTAAAAGAGGAAATAGATGGAAAATATCAGCACATTCTTTTAGCGTATGGTGGCGGTTCGATAAAAAGAAATGGTATTTATGATTTGGTCATAGGCATACTAAAAAAATGTAAAGTCGATATTACTGAATTTTCCGGAATTATGCCCAATCCAACATATGAAAAAGTTTTGGAAGGGGCAAAGCTGGTGCGCGAAAAAAAGATTGATTTAATCCTGGCGGTAGGAGGAGGTTCAACCATTGATTGTGCTAAGGCCGTATCGTTAGCCAGTTATCATGATGATGCCTGGAATCGGTTTTGGATAAAGCACGAACCAATTTCCCAAAAACTGATACCGATCGCCTCCATTTTGACGATGGCGGGTACCGGTTCAGAGATGAACGGGGGTACGGTTATTACTAATACAAAGGAAATTTTAAAAAAGGGAACTGGTTATATAGAACTTAATCCTAAATTTTCAATCTTAAATCCGGAGTTCACTTATTCGGTTCCGGAATATCAAATGTTAAGTGGTATTTTTGATATTATGTCGCATATTATGGAAACTTACTTTAGCGCGGATGATAGTGATAATCTTTCGGATGATCTAGCGGAAGCGATGCTGAAGAATGTGATGAGAAATACAAAAGTCGCGATTGAAAATCCTCATGATTATGTCGCCCGGAGTAATATTATGTGGGATGCCACGATGGCCTTAAATGGCACGATCGACCCCGGAAAAGATGGTGATTGGGAAGTTCATGCCATCGAGCATCAAATCGGCGCTTATTACGATGTTGCCCATGGTATGGGATTAGCGGCCGTCTCTATCGCTTATTACCGGCAAAAGATACCATTTGCTATCGCCCGTTTCAGAAAGTTTGCAATCAATGTTTTTGATGTTGATCCCGATAAAAAAAGTGATTTAGAAATTGCTAATGAAGGTATCGATGCTTTAGCTTCTTTTATCAAAAAGAGTAAAATGTGTTCTTCACTTAGAGAGTTAGGCATAAATGATGACAGCAAGTTAAAAGCAATTGCGTCCTCAGTTAGTTGCTATCCGACATCGTACCAGACACTTACAGCAGATGATGTCTATAAAATTCTCAAGGAAAGTTTCTGA
- a CDS encoding S-adenosylmethionine decarboxylase yields the protein MKHITLDAYGGNPRQLDDIKLINETLITLAYKLKLAPICPPQIIPYYYGKVKKDIGVSSFVLLEGGHITIHTFPLRECYFLDIFTTKSFDEDQVVPFLQTRLSFELKSSVFISTDRSKPNFEMAPYSPKDDFGPHLMGEVKSSTIVDMEHMADFLENIVFDINMDPITRAFVLKSTMKNPKFLSGIIVIAQSHIALHYEYKTKKIYADVFSCRPFDYTVVRSHIEKLGEVKSLSLVARGAMHIDKIKANIAHDEHLASMKWQKIIRR from the coding sequence ATGAAACACATTACGCTTGACGCCTATGGTGGGAATCCTCGCCAACTTGATGACATCAAATTAATCAATGAAACGCTTATTACCTTAGCCTACAAACTAAAACTGGCACCAATTTGCCCACCGCAAATTATTCCTTACTATTATGGCAAGGTAAAGAAAGATATCGGCGTATCATCCTTCGTCCTTTTGGAAGGCGGACACATTACTATTCACACCTTTCCGCTTCGGGAATGTTACTTCTTAGATATTTTTACCACCAAAAGCTTTGATGAAGATCAAGTAGTTCCATTTTTGCAGACTCGGCTCTCATTTGAACTCAAATCATCGGTCTTTATTTCTACCGATCGCAGTAAGCCCAATTTTGAAATGGCACCATATAGTCCGAAAGATGATTTTGGACCCCACCTGATGGGCGAAGTAAAGAGTAGTACCATCGTTGATATGGAGCACATGGCTGATTTCCTTGAAAATATCGTGTTTGATATAAATATGGATCCCATTACCCGAGCTTTCGTTCTTAAATCAACAATGAAGAACCCCAAGTTTTTATCGGGAATTATCGTTATTGCGCAAAGCCATATTGCTCTTCACTATGAATATAAAACCAAAAAGATTTATGCCGATGTTTTCTCTTGCCGACCTTTTGATTACACTGTCGTCCGTAGCCATATTGAAAAGTTGGGCGAAGTGAAATCATTGTCTTTAGTCGCCAGAGGGGCAATGCATATTGATAAGATTAAGGCGAATATTGCTCATGATGAGCATTTGGCCTCCATGAAATGGCAAAAAATTATTCGTCGGTAA
- a CDS encoding YfcE family phosphodiesterase: MKILLISDSHYRSIEPILSYEYDAIFHAGDMDADTKLLLDNHQAYYVAGNCDSFESNDVVITFNHRKILLTHSHRYQTKRGYEKLIEEAKRREANIVIFGHTHHRDFFVRDGITFINPGDFVGGNFAIIDDNTLSFMNYGGFINKKIGLIKKIDISLF; this comes from the coding sequence ATGAAAATTTTGCTGATCAGTGACTCCCATTATCGATCAATTGAACCGATATTAAGCTATGAATATGATGCCATATTTCATGCGGGAGATATGGATGCTGATACCAAACTTTTGCTGGATAATCATCAAGCCTACTATGTCGCGGGAAATTGCGACAGTTTTGAAAGCAATGATGTCGTGATAACCTTTAATCACCGAAAGATCCTTTTGACGCATTCTCATCGTTACCAAACCAAGCGCGGTTATGAGAAACTAATTGAGGAAGCAAAACGGCGGGAAGCGAACATTGTTATTTTTGGGCATACCCATCATCGTGATTTCTTCGTACGTGATGGAATCACCTTTATAAACCCCGGCGATTTTGTCGGAGGAAACTTTGCGATTATTGATGACAATACCCTTTCTTTTATGAACTATGGTGGGTTTATAAATAAAAAAATCGGTTTGATTAAAAAGATAGACATTTCTTTGTTTTGA
- a CDS encoding EAL domain-containing protein has translation MRKPNSVRNDFKTFQNSISHHISKGIPSFKIIHAKILNYINLELMIGHQQIRELSNMLIEYLKRIYESEIEIYELERHSLTIILLKNEEWIHTQDNFNFFFKSAFHRNSFPLLLKYGWATYPDDDPKGDLLLAKANLAVDSICADPGQFWCAYHPRFLKKTGVETDVHLSLCPALKEKEISVCYQPQVDIRSKQIVGFEVLCRWYSPTLGTISPTTFIPIAQRYGYMPELDAYIIKLVFADYDKIQMRFPAASISINVSYYAMQAEAFFTLVIQAIKTYRVVPQHITFELTEDQPIFNKYRLIKQIKKFKKLGFKISLDDFGTGHNNLSRLFELPVEEVKIDSRFFRTDFGEKSKAIIISIITLAKNLNLKVIAEGVEEHSQKEFLLENNCFIIQGYLYYRPMGISEILKI, from the coding sequence ATGAGAAAACCTAATTCGGTGAGAAATGATTTTAAGACCTTTCAAAACAGCATAAGCCATCATATCAGTAAAGGTATTCCGTCATTTAAAATCATTCATGCAAAAATTTTGAATTATATCAATCTCGAGTTGATGATTGGTCATCAGCAAATTCGGGAATTAAGCAATATGCTTATAGAATACTTGAAAAGAATATATGAAAGCGAGATAGAAATATACGAATTAGAACGACATTCGCTAACGATTATTCTTTTAAAAAATGAAGAATGGATCCATACACAAGATAATTTTAACTTCTTCTTTAAAAGTGCCTTCCATAGAAATTCGTTTCCCCTGTTATTGAAATATGGATGGGCCACATATCCGGATGACGATCCAAAAGGAGATCTTCTTTTGGCAAAGGCCAATCTTGCCGTGGATTCAATATGCGCTGATCCGGGCCAATTCTGGTGTGCATACCACCCGCGTTTTTTAAAAAAGACAGGTGTTGAAACCGATGTTCATCTATCACTATGCCCGGCATTAAAAGAGAAAGAGATCAGCGTTTGCTATCAACCTCAAGTGGATATTAGAAGTAAACAGATTGTCGGTTTTGAAGTTCTCTGTCGATGGTATAGTCCAACCCTTGGCACAATAAGCCCGACTACTTTTATTCCCATTGCTCAAAGATATGGATATATGCCGGAGTTAGACGCCTACATAATCAAACTGGTTTTTGCCGATTATGATAAAATCCAAATGCGTTTTCCTGCAGCTTCAATTTCGATTAACGTAAGTTACTATGCCATGCAAGCGGAAGCTTTTTTTACTTTAGTCATCCAAGCAATAAAAACGTATCGAGTAGTTCCTCAGCACATTACATTTGAACTAACCGAAGATCAACCCATTTTTAATAAATACAGATTAATCAAACAAATTAAGAAGTTTAAAAAATTAGGTTTCAAAATATCGCTTGATGACTTTGGAACGGGGCATAATAATTTGTCACGTCTTTTTGAACTTCCGGTTGAAGAAGTTAAAATCGACAGCCGGTTTTTTAGAACCGATTTCGGGGAAAAGAGTAAAGCGATAATTATTTCAATAATTACTCTAGCAAAGAACTTGAATCTAAAGGTAATAGCTGAGGGCGTGGAGGAGCATAGTCAAAAAGAATTTCTATTGGAAAACAATTGCTTCATTATACAAGGATACTTATATTATCGACCGATGGGTATTAGTGAAATACTGAAAATATAA
- a CDS encoding GNAT family N-acetyltransferase encodes MKTYFFVIKLKSFFKKSPSKIEVKNLQTNSKLTFNIKVNHLNFKYMEFTNKFDFIKGKRIDLIIQSKDGGNDKIIPFYYFSIVLHDTVCEVGKISLRIGHNHHSFFNGNIGYEVYEGYRGHNYAFEAIKTIVPLAIFHDMDYLILTCAADNIPSKKTIEKTGAVFLKSVTPPSDYVFYFKDIPPYCIYRLNIKKEEL; translated from the coding sequence ATGAAAACATACTTTTTTGTAATAAAACTAAAATCGTTTTTTAAAAAATCGCCATCAAAAATCGAAGTTAAAAATCTTCAAACCAATAGCAAATTAACTTTTAATATAAAAGTAAATCATTTAAACTTTAAATATATGGAATTCACGAATAAATTTGATTTTATCAAGGGCAAACGCATTGACTTAATAATTCAAAGCAAGGATGGGGGAAACGATAAAATAATCCCTTTTTACTATTTTTCGATTGTTCTTCACGATACTGTTTGTGAAGTGGGTAAAATTAGTTTACGGATTGGCCATAATCATCATTCTTTCTTCAATGGCAATATCGGTTATGAAGTATATGAAGGTTATCGGGGACACAACTACGCTTTTGAGGCTATAAAAACGATTGTTCCTCTGGCGATATTTCACGATATGGATTATTTGATTTTAACTTGTGCCGCCGACAATATTCCTTCCAAAAAAACAATTGAAAAAACGGGAGCTGTTTTTTTGAAAAGCGTAACTCCGCCTTCGGATTACGTTTTTTACTTTAAAGATATTCCCCCGTATTGCATCTATCGCCTAAATATTAAAAAAGAGGAATTATAA
- a CDS encoding LytTR family DNA-binding domain-containing protein produces MYHIALCDDENSALNFYRDLINLLAKKNGWQIDIKVFSNENNLILFLDKNPFSFDLIIFDILLGAANGVDVAKLVREKNDVVQIIFLTTSKDFALSAFDAHPFYYLIKNQDEEKFEQVLNSAFKHIESNSDELFVYQKVNTTFSIPIKIIKYFENFGREVLIIMDNAENISFYGGFNSLEKRLSPTHFARISRNQIINFSYIYRVSASKVFLRTGEVLKMSVHFREAFEKAFSHFLLGE; encoded by the coding sequence ATGTATCACATTGCCCTATGCGACGATGAGAACAGTGCTTTGAACTTTTATCGGGATTTAATCAATTTGTTGGCAAAGAAAAATGGCTGGCAGATTGATATAAAAGTGTTTTCTAATGAAAACAATTTAATTCTTTTTCTCGACAAAAACCCTTTTTCTTTCGATTTGATAATATTTGATATTTTACTCGGAGCCGCTAACGGAGTGGATGTGGCAAAACTTGTACGGGAAAAAAATGACGTGGTCCAAATAATTTTTCTTACGACTTCTAAGGACTTTGCTCTTTCAGCCTTTGATGCTCATCCTTTTTATTACTTGATTAAGAACCAAGATGAAGAAAAATTTGAACAAGTATTAAATAGTGCATTTAAACATATTGAAAGTAATTCGGATGAATTATTTGTATATCAAAAGGTAAATACTACTTTTTCCATTCCGATAAAGATCATAAAGTATTTTGAAAATTTCGGGCGTGAAGTGCTGATTATTATGGATAATGCTGAAAACATAAGTTTTTATGGCGGGTTTAATTCCTTGGAAAAAAGGTTATCACCCACCCATTTTGCCCGTATAAGCCGGAATCAAATCATTAATTTTTCATACATTTATAGAGTTTCGGCCAGTAAAGTGTTTTTGCGAACAGGTGAAGTTTTAAAAATGTCCGTCCACTTTCGGGAGGCATTTGAAAAGGCCTTCAGCCATTTTCTTCTCGGGGAGTAA
- a CDS encoding Ig-like domain-containing protein: protein MGKNNLRRLFLGTLTVTGLVVPFSLTPVEAISNYLHTNALLANADSGAGDYADADNYYNGIDDSLTGENLMVALSTLTSSGFVNHSYSSLPDIYQYSDVDSSHPGKMRMVYTNSYRTFSAGSMPSSSNKEHVWPASWYGNGTRTESAGSPGADAFNVWPADSGVNSKRGSSAFDELSFDSSYKVPELGSYDYGDGTPDSYVYSSAFNNSNGQNDDQFYPAAGERGKIARILMYVATRYKNNSTYVVTLHDNNVTLKEGYIGKLSVLLKWHYLEPPGEFEIARNQTVAERWHHARNPFIDHPEYAGRIYQYLPEPNQSAPTEAVLNAIATYSEPVAVESVSVSSLKTTIGINMSTQMKAEVLPTNASEKGVSWESSNPAVATVSSSGLVSGKMGGTTVIKATTSDGGKVDSLTITVDPNLVAATGISITPDVVNLDIGQETSIAATVLPTNASNKTINWSSSVPSVASVDENGLVKGIKKGISVLTATSEDGGFTDTVKIQVATDGEPYLWIDSTGADKYIPYMSDFAPNGIVAHYVDELGEDSIITNYTYDSIDTSKLGQQEVTIRYQGLVGNYDVLVTNDGAEANPSSITQEVLTINSGFPTAYPTSATTYKLEGQNFTLKNVANFNSSIQVKKGSGVSAFYNNEALSPMTSIILTKTGSSAGVPNLFVGLSQNPSSAVSPVISGDVLTYNVEDATFFKITGADSGVSNLESITLNYSSQGAAFTGEDQAKAYARYFIDMTKDECLALNVSLTNWDQLTDEYSFMMDEAKDAFITSSDEDIASARARYQFIVNKYGYEPFASDSSGNLLSLRDGREPLAASNPWMMLIFGIGFAGIISLLYFVNRSSKKRN, encoded by the coding sequence ATGGGTAAGAATAATTTAAGGCGCCTTTTTTTGGGCACCTTAACCGTAACGGGATTGGTAGTTCCTTTTTCGCTTACACCCGTTGAGGCGATAAGTAATTATCTACACACGAATGCTTTATTGGCTAACGCTGATAGCGGTGCCGGCGATTATGCCGATGCGGATAACTATTATAACGGGATTGATGACTCTTTGACTGGCGAAAACTTGATGGTGGCCCTTTCCACTTTGACGAGCAGCGGCTTTGTCAATCACTCCTATAGTTCCTTACCGGATATTTATCAATATTCGGATGTTGATAGTTCTCATCCGGGTAAAATGCGGATGGTCTATACCAATAGTTATCGCACTTTTTCTGCCGGCAGTATGCCTTCTAGTTCAAATAAAGAACATGTTTGGCCGGCTTCTTGGTATGGAAATGGCACAAGAACTGAATCGGCTGGAAGTCCGGGAGCGGACGCTTTCAATGTCTGGCCGGCTGATTCGGGAGTTAACTCAAAACGGGGCTCGTCCGCGTTTGATGAACTTAGCTTTGACAGTAGCTACAAAGTTCCCGAATTAGGAAGTTACGACTATGGAGACGGAACTCCGGATAGTTATGTTTATTCTTCGGCTTTTAATAATTCTAACGGTCAAAATGATGATCAGTTTTATCCGGCGGCAGGTGAACGGGGAAAGATTGCCCGCATTTTAATGTACGTCGCAACGCGCTACAAAAACAACAGCACCTATGTTGTTACGCTTCACGATAATAACGTAACGCTCAAGGAAGGTTATATTGGCAAGTTATCCGTTTTGCTTAAATGGCATTATTTAGAACCGCCGGGCGAATTTGAAATTGCCCGTAATCAGACGGTCGCCGAAAGATGGCATCATGCCCGTAATCCTTTTATCGATCACCCAGAGTACGCCGGCCGCATTTATCAGTATTTACCGGAGCCAAACCAAAGTGCTCCTACCGAGGCGGTATTAAACGCCATCGCCACCTATTCGGAACCAGTAGCGGTTGAAAGTGTCAGTGTAAGCAGTTTGAAAACTACGATTGGCATCAATATGAGTACGCAAATGAAAGCGGAAGTTTTACCGACTAACGCCAGTGAAAAAGGCGTTTCTTGGGAATCAAGCAATCCCGCTGTTGCGACTGTTTCCTCTTCGGGACTTGTTAGTGGAAAAATGGGCGGAACGACGGTTATTAAAGCGACAACGAGTGATGGCGGAAAAGTTGATTCACTAACGATTACCGTCGATCCTAATTTGGTCGCGGCGACGGGAATAAGCATTACGCCGGACGTTGTTAATTTGGATATCGGACAAGAAACTTCCATCGCAGCGACGGTTTTGCCGACCAACGCCAGCAATAAGACGATCAATTGGTCATCATCAGTTCCGTCCGTGGCCTCCGTGGATGAAAACGGATTGGTCAAAGGAATTAAAAAAGGCATTTCGGTCTTAACGGCGACAAGTGAAGACGGTGGATTTACCGATACGGTTAAAATTCAAGTAGCCACCGATGGTGAACCATATTTATGGATTGATAGCACCGGTGCCGATAAGTATATTCCTTATATGAGTGACTTTGCTCCTAATGGCATAGTTGCCCATTATGTAGATGAACTGGGCGAAGATAGTATCATTACCAATTATACCTACGATTCAATTGACACGAGTAAATTAGGTCAACAGGAAGTGACAATTCGCTATCAGGGTTTAGTGGGAAACTACGATGTTTTAGTAACCAACGATGGGGCAGAGGCAAATCCGAGCAGTATCACCCAAGAGGTCTTAACTATTAACTCAGGTTTTCCAACTGCTTATCCAACATCGGCAACAACATACAAGTTGGAAGGACAAAATTTTACGCTCAAAAATGTGGCAAATTTTAACAGTTCTATCCAGGTAAAAAAAGGATCGGGCGTTTCTGCCTTTTATAACAACGAAGCTCTCAGTCCGATGACTTCAATCATTCTTACTAAAACGGGCAGTAGTGCGGGGGTACCTAATCTGTTTGTCGGTTTGAGTCAAAATCCCTCATCTGCTGTTTCGCCTGTTATCAGTGGAGATGTTCTAACATATAACGTGGAAGATGCTACGTTCTTTAAAATTACGGGAGCCGATTCGGGAGTGAGCAATTTAGAATCAATTACGCTCAATTATTCTAGTCAAGGAGCCGCCTTTACCGGTGAAGATCAAGCAAAAGCTTACGCGCGATACTTCATCGATATGACGAAGGACGAGTGTTTAGCACTTAATGTAAGTTTGACTAATTGGGATCAACTAACAGATGAGTATTCCTTTATGATGGACGAGGCAAAAGATGCATTTATTACCTCAAGCGATGAAGATATTGCTTCCGCGCGCGCCCGTTATCAATTTATCGTTAACAAATATGGTTATGAACCGTTCGCGAGTGATAGCAGTGGGAATCTGCTTTCATTAAGAGATGGACGTGAGCCATTAGCCGCTTCCAATCCGTGGATGATGTTAATATTTGGCATCGGTTTTGCGGGAATAATATCTCTTCTCTACTTTGTAAATCGCTCAAGTAAAAAAAGAAACTAA